In Rhodamnia argentea isolate NSW1041297 chromosome 4, ASM2092103v1, whole genome shotgun sequence, the following proteins share a genomic window:
- the LOC115743473 gene encoding cytochrome b-c1 complex subunit 7-2, mitochondrial, translating to MSSFLQSLLDPKKNWFAAQHMKSISKRLRHYGLRYDDLYDPYYDLDVKEALNRLPREIVDARNQRLKRAMDLSMKHEYLPENLQAMQTPFRSYLQEMLALVKKEKEEREALGALPLYQRTIP from the exons ATGTCTTCCTTCCTTCAGTCGCTTCTGGATCCGAAGAAGAACTGGTTCGCCGCTCAGCACATGAAATCCATCTCCAAGCGCCTCCGCCACTACG GGCTCCGGTATGATGATCTTTACGATCCTTATTACGATCTGGACGTGAAGGAGGCGCTCAATCGGCTGCCAAGGGAGATTGTGGATGCGCGGAACCAGCGCCTCAAGCGCGCAATGGACCTCTCCATGAAGCACGAGTACCTTCCTGAGAATCTTCAG GCTATGCAAACTCCTTTCAGAAGCTACCTTCAGGAAATGCTTGCTCTT GttaagaaggagaaagaagaacgTGAAGCTTTGGGAGCATTGCCTCTTTACCAGCGCACAATTCCTTGA